One genomic region from Spirulina subsalsa PCC 9445 encodes:
- a CDS encoding metal ABC transporter solute-binding protein, Zn/Mn family: MFARPLGPVVGVVIALGMSACAGTVPPVVEETDTPKPKVVATTAILCEMTEAIAQDTIDLTCLMDSAQDPHTYEPTPSNRQAIEAAQLIFYGGYNLEPRVEGLLAASSTPTVAVYEQAVRDPLMGHHHHDHEDHGYSHDHDHDHSHSHDHETSSEEKEPDPHIWHSAENGGKIARVIATELSSLVPESATQYQEKGQAIQDQLNQLHSWIKDQIATIPAQQRKLVTTHDAFAYYSAAYNIPSMAVQGLSTESTPTPQRLKTIVETVRNAQVPALFVETTTNPGSIEIVAREANITIPEQPIFTTGAVGVAGVGLVPLYTAMLIENTRNIVQGLGGEFQEPNL, encoded by the coding sequence ATGTTTGCTCGTCCACTGGGTCCGGTTGTTGGGGTTGTGATAGCTTTGGGGATGTCCGCTTGTGCGGGTACAGTTCCCCCGGTTGTAGAAGAAACAGACACCCCGAAACCCAAAGTCGTGGCAACCACAGCGATTTTGTGTGAGATGACCGAGGCGATCGCACAAGATACCATTGATTTGACCTGCTTAATGGATAGCGCCCAAGATCCCCACACCTACGAACCCACCCCCAGCAACCGTCAGGCCATCGAAGCCGCCCAATTAATCTTTTATGGTGGGTATAATTTGGAACCAAGAGTAGAAGGGCTTTTAGCTGCCAGTTCCACCCCCACCGTCGCCGTTTACGAGCAGGCCGTTCGGGATCCCCTCATGGGACACCACCATCATGATCATGAGGATCACGGCTACAGTCATGATCACGACCATGATCACAGCCACAGCCATGATCACGAAACCAGCAGCGAGGAGAAAGAACCTGATCCCCACATCTGGCACAGTGCGGAAAACGGCGGCAAAATCGCCCGAGTGATTGCTACAGAATTAAGCTCCCTAGTTCCCGAATCCGCCACACAATATCAGGAAAAAGGCCAAGCCATTCAAGACCAACTCAACCAACTCCACAGTTGGATTAAAGACCAAATCGCCACCATACCCGCGCAACAACGGAAACTCGTAACCACCCATGACGCTTTTGCTTACTACAGCGCGGCCTATAACATCCCTAGCATGGCCGTACAGGGGTTAAGTACCGAAAGCACCCCCACCCCCCAACGTCTGAAAACCATCGTTGAAACAGTGCGAAACGCCCAAGTTCCAGCTTTATTTGTGGAAACAACCACCAACCCCGGATCGATTGAAATTGTTGCCCGTGAAGCCAACATCACCATCCCAGAACAGCCCATTTTCACCACTGGGGCTGTCGGTGTGGCTGGGGTGGGGTTAGTCCCTCTCTATACGGCCATGTTGATTGAAAATACCCGCAATATTGTTCAAGGATTGGGGGGGGAGTTTCAGGAACCGAATCTTTAG
- a CDS encoding type II toxin-antitoxin system HicA family toxin: MSSSKRPPFWRLFSTPLSRGVLLGVMVLGSGAFALRQTYHIQHNPPNRAESSPTFPQAIREWLQNPLSPRYPFPLYTTVALTTLSTGLALWGGTEWLILRQRTTRHLRRQIVENQAQQAGIQQLQRDLEQLTQERNSLQQQLNPVVQQNLEILQQEMVNLQSILQQLEQQNRQVLTQYQEATHQLENINWYNRELEQENHQLHEEKGQIMQELDSKTAQLWQMEQALKRYQDQNNHDDYNEDFTHQHLDQNSWPFRHLTGISADQALRAVERLGFVYVGQRGSHIRYQKRQTLTFILPNKSEIAPGTLRNALQNAGITLEEFRKNL; the protein is encoded by the coding sequence ATGTCATCTTCCAAACGTCCCCCCTTCTGGCGATTGTTTTCTACCCCATTGAGTCGGGGGGTACTGTTGGGGGTGATGGTTTTGGGGAGTGGTGCATTTGCCCTTCGTCAAACTTACCACATCCAGCACAACCCGCCCAATAGAGCAGAAAGCTCCCCCACCTTCCCCCAAGCCATAAGAGAATGGCTACAAAACCCCCTCTCTCCCCGCTACCCCTTCCCCCTCTACACCACCGTAGCACTCACCACCCTTAGCACAGGTTTAGCCCTCTGGGGAGGGACAGAATGGTTGATTCTCCGGCAACGCACGACTCGCCATTTACGCCGTCAGATAGTGGAAAATCAGGCGCAACAAGCCGGGATTCAACAGTTACAACGGGATCTCGAACAATTAACCCAAGAACGGAATAGCTTGCAACAACAACTGAACCCCGTTGTGCAACAAAATTTAGAAATACTTCAGCAAGAAATGGTCAACTTACAAAGTATTCTACAACAGTTGGAGCAGCAAAACAGGCAAGTTTTAACCCAATATCAAGAGGCGACCCATCAACTGGAAAATATCAACTGGTACAATCGAGAATTAGAGCAAGAAAACCATCAACTGCATGAGGAAAAAGGGCAAATTATGCAGGAATTAGACTCAAAAACTGCTCAACTTTGGCAAATGGAACAAGCGCTTAAAAGATATCAAGACCAGAATAATCACGACGATTATAATGAGGACTTCACCCATCAGCATTTAGATCAAAACTCTTGGCCGTTTCGTCACCTGACTGGAATTTCCGCAGATCAAGCCTTGCGTGCGGTGGAACGTCTCGGCTTTGTTTATGTGGGGCAGAGGGGGAGTCATATTAGGTATCAGAAAAGACAAACGTTAACGTTCATTTTGCCCAACAAATCAGAAATTGCTCCGGGTACTTTAAGAAATGCCCTACAAAATGCTGGTATTACGTTAGAAGAGTTTCGGAAAAATTTATGA
- a CDS encoding metal ABC transporter permease: MNWLLEPLQFEFMRNAFGMAILLGILCAIVGSYLVVEQMSLMANVISHAILPGLSIAFFLGINLSIGALIAGVLSAFTVAWIRQNSPISVDAAMGLVLSSFLALGVMLIELLRTNRIDLNQLLFGDILSVQSQHIVQTFFITLAIAIIVIIFYQPLLYYTFDPLGAKASGLPVNWIYFGFITAVTLTIIASMQSVGVLLVISLLVGPASTAYLLVKELHWMMVGAGIFGVFSSITGMYLSYYLDLPSGPAIVLVIFALFWVAFLFSPRQGLWRKIKAMIQNQ; the protein is encoded by the coding sequence ATGAATTGGTTACTTGAACCCCTACAATTTGAATTTATGAGAAACGCCTTCGGGATGGCGATTCTCCTCGGAATTTTATGCGCCATCGTCGGCAGTTACCTAGTCGTAGAGCAAATGAGTTTAATGGCTAACGTCATTTCCCATGCCATATTACCCGGATTATCCATTGCCTTTTTTTTAGGGATTAATCTATCCATCGGGGCATTAATTGCCGGAGTATTAAGCGCCTTTACCGTCGCTTGGATTCGGCAAAACTCCCCCATTAGTGTTGATGCCGCAATGGGCTTAGTTCTCTCCAGTTTCCTCGCCCTTGGAGTGATGTTAATCGAACTCTTGCGCACCAATCGGATTGACCTCAATCAGCTATTATTTGGCGATATTTTAAGCGTACAATCTCAGCATATCGTCCAGACCTTTTTCATTACCCTAGCCATTGCCATTATTGTAATTATTTTTTACCAACCCTTGCTTTATTACACCTTTGACCCATTAGGTGCAAAAGCAAGCGGTTTGCCCGTCAACTGGATTTATTTTGGCTTTATTACCGCCGTTACCTTAACGATTATTGCCAGTATGCAAAGCGTGGGGGTTTTATTAGTCATTTCCCTGTTAGTCGGGCCGGCGAGTACCGCCTATTTATTAGTGAAAGAACTGCACTGGATGATGGTGGGGGCGGGAATCTTCGGGGTTTTTAGTAGCATTACAGGGATGTATTTAAGCTATTATCTTGACCTGCCCTCTGGCCCCGCCATTGTGTTAGTTATTTTCGCCTTGTTCTGGGTGGCTTTTTTATTCAGTCCAAGACAGGGATTATGGCGTAAGATTAAAGCAATGATCCAGAATCAATAA
- a CDS encoding diguanylate cyclase, which yields MTHSPLPACWSADANPQESLLQKDLAAWRDYIALQELVTHLPIGIWLMSPDLKQLFYKSPCCESLWPESLSTETGCFWLRGILAEDAEQVIFSQEQALDQGILQDTVELEYRMVDPQKRTRWVSVRLFPIRNAEGTVEGVAGIGEDITQRKNTEDALKYIIHQQTLVNAIAQRIRRSLEIEAILETTVQEVQNLLLCDRAFLYRLDFDWSGTVVVEALRSPDYSLLGRRLTDTEFIANYVELYQKGRIHVVDDVQQSNLSECYINWLTDLQVRANLVVPVLHDEELWGMLVVQECEQPRPWQAFEVELLQQLAVQVAIAIQQAELLEELKTTNTELQQLATLDSLTQVGNRRSFDEALPREWEKMALSQASLSLVLVDVDFFKAYNDTYGHPAGDECLRAVAQTLRTAVKRSTDLVTRYGGEEFAILLPHTDANGAVQVAGEILSRVRQLKIPHSQSSVSHHISVSVGIVTTIPHPALSYQDFVKRGDQALYEAKHQGRDRMILAEYPDFLD from the coding sequence ATGACCCATTCACCCCTCCCTGCTTGTTGGTCTGCGGATGCAAACCCTCAAGAGTCTTTGTTACAGAAGGATCTGGCCGCATGGCGAGACTATATTGCTTTGCAAGAGTTGGTGACTCATTTACCCATTGGCATCTGGTTAATGAGTCCCGATTTAAAACAATTGTTCTACAAAAGTCCCTGCTGCGAGTCCTTGTGGCCAGAGTCCCTCTCGACAGAAACAGGATGTTTTTGGTTAAGGGGGATTTTAGCGGAGGATGCCGAGCAAGTTATTTTTAGTCAAGAACAGGCACTAGATCAGGGGATTTTACAGGACACCGTAGAGTTAGAGTATCGGATGGTAGATCCCCAAAAGCGGACGCGCTGGGTGTCGGTGCGGTTGTTTCCCATTCGGAATGCAGAGGGAACGGTGGAGGGGGTGGCTGGGATTGGGGAAGATATTACCCAACGGAAAAATACGGAAGATGCTTTAAAGTATATTATCCATCAACAGACTTTAGTGAATGCGATCGCCCAACGGATTCGTCGTTCTTTGGAAATTGAGGCCATTCTAGAGACAACGGTGCAGGAGGTGCAGAATCTTTTATTATGCGATCGCGCTTTTCTCTACCGTTTAGATTTTGATTGGAGTGGGACTGTAGTAGTAGAAGCATTACGATCCCCAGATTATTCCCTGCTGGGACGACGACTGACGGATACAGAATTCATCGCCAACTATGTGGAACTGTACCAAAAGGGGCGGATTCATGTAGTGGATGATGTGCAGCAGTCCAATTTATCGGAGTGTTATATTAACTGGCTCACTGATTTACAAGTGCGGGCTAATTTAGTGGTGCCGGTGCTGCATGATGAGGAACTGTGGGGAATGTTGGTGGTGCAGGAATGCGAACAACCCCGCCCTTGGCAAGCGTTTGAGGTGGAATTATTACAACAGTTGGCCGTTCAAGTTGCGATCGCTATCCAACAGGCCGAACTCTTAGAAGAACTCAAAACCACCAACACCGAACTCCAACAACTGGCCACCCTAGACAGCTTAACCCAAGTGGGAAATCGTCGCTCTTTTGACGAGGCCCTGCCCCGAGAATGGGAGAAAATGGCTTTATCTCAAGCCTCCCTCAGCTTAGTATTAGTCGATGTAGACTTTTTTAAGGCCTACAATGACACCTATGGTCATCCAGCCGGAGATGAGTGTTTACGCGCTGTTGCTCAAACTTTACGCACGGCTGTTAAACGGTCTACAGACCTTGTAACACGCTACGGAGGGGAAGAATTTGCCATTTTGCTCCCTCATACCGATGCCAACGGAGCCGTTCAAGTGGCCGGGGAAATTCTCTCCAGAGTGCGACAACTCAAAATTCCCCATTCTCAATCGAGCGTTAGCCATCATATCAGCGTTAGCGTGGGAATTGTCACCACTATTCCCCATCCCGCACTCTCCTATCAGGATTTCGTCAAACGAGGAGATCAGGCACTCTATGAGGCCAAACACCAAGGACGAGATCGGATGATCCTTGCTGAATATCCCGATTTTTTGGATTAA
- a CDS encoding metal ABC transporter ATP-binding protein, with amino-acid sequence MLVVRDLTVHYQGFCALDRISFNLESGQLVGVVGPNGAGKSTLLKSMLGLVAPQGGSIRYDGHPLIQQRQKVAYVPQRSQIDWNYPITVKNVVMLAQMQQQGFWQFPTRQARQRVKQALIQVDLWDLRDRHIRELSGGQQQRVFLARSLAQQADIFFFDEPFNGVDQKTKEIFYSILQELKEEHKTLLIVSHDLGDTLNYYDQLMLINRSILATGLPQEVLTPDNFYQAYGHPFNLLSA; translated from the coding sequence ATGCTGGTAGTTCGGGATCTGACCGTCCACTATCAAGGGTTTTGCGCCTTAGATCGGATAAGCTTTAACTTAGAGTCAGGTCAATTAGTCGGTGTGGTGGGGCCGAATGGGGCGGGGAAAAGTACCTTATTGAAGAGTATGTTAGGGTTAGTGGCACCCCAGGGGGGCAGTATTCGTTATGATGGCCACCCCCTGATTCAGCAACGGCAAAAAGTGGCCTATGTTCCCCAACGTTCTCAAATTGACTGGAATTATCCGATTACCGTTAAAAATGTGGTGATGTTGGCGCAGATGCAGCAACAGGGGTTTTGGCAGTTTCCCACTCGCCAAGCGCGTCAAAGGGTGAAGCAGGCGTTAATCCAGGTGGATTTGTGGGATTTGCGCGATCGCCATATCCGAGAACTTTCTGGTGGTCAACAGCAGCGCGTCTTTTTAGCCCGTTCCCTTGCACAACAAGCCGATATTTTCTTTTTTGATGAACCCTTTAATGGCGTAGATCAAAAAACCAAAGAGATTTTCTACTCCATTTTACAGGAACTCAAAGAAGAACATAAAACCCTACTAATTGTGAGTCACGATTTAGGCGACACCCTGAACTACTATGATCAGTTAATGTTAATCAATCGCTCCATTCTCGCTACAGGTTTACCCCAAGAAGTTCTCACCCCCGACAACTTTTATCAAGCCTATGGTCATCCGTTTAACTTGTTGTCCGCCTAA
- the pta gene encoding phosphate acetyltransferase yields the protein MTHSLYISINESKSGKSLIALGIIELILRKTTKVGFFRPIIGSHHPEEADKDIKLILRHFRLNQTYEESYGVSFQEMGDLGRNGNIENVLEKIISRYKNLEQKCDFILCEGSDYLGQSTAFEFNINRTIAKTLNCPVLIIGNAYQKTIDEAINSVDLSFNAYQEEECQVVGILLNKANPRALKEFQDHLEAKYDPEKYLLGVIPFSNRLNSPRVRDIVAQLKAEVIWGGDKLDNVVSSYIVAAMQVQHAITHFVDDALVITPGDRGDIIIGALQAHQSVNYPRLAGIVLSTGFRPELPVMQLIEGLSDSLPILLVEENTYETATQLNTAVYPSITASDHEKISLSLRQFNRHVNLAQLEKQISTLRSHGITPKMFIYNRVEQAKALHKHIVLPEGNEPRILKAAAWLVNQDIVDLTLLGQREEIAQIIKQQGIHLDLDKVQIINPLESEKLGEYIQIFYDLRKHKGVTLESARDCVLDVSYFGTMMVYQGEADGMVSGALHTTQHTIRPALQIIKTKPNYAIVSSVFLMCLSDRVLVYGDCAVNPNPNAEQLAEIALSSAETAESFGIEPKVALLSYSSGTSGQGEAVEKVRRAAEIAKQRRPDLKLEGPIQYDAAVDAEVAAQKLPNSEVAGQATVLVFPDLNTGNNTYKAVQRETGAIAIGPILQGLKKPVNDLSRGCTVPDIINTVVITAIQS from the coding sequence ATGACACACTCCCTATACATTAGTATTAATGAATCCAAAAGTGGGAAATCCCTCATTGCTTTAGGCATTATTGAACTAATTTTGCGCAAAACAACAAAAGTCGGTTTTTTTAGACCTATTATCGGGAGTCATCACCCCGAAGAAGCCGATAAGGACATTAAGCTGATTTTGCGGCATTTTCGCTTAAATCAAACCTATGAAGAATCCTACGGGGTTTCCTTTCAGGAGATGGGAGATTTAGGACGAAATGGTAATATAGAGAACGTTTTAGAAAAAATCATTAGTCGCTACAAAAATCTTGAACAAAAATGTGATTTTATTCTCTGTGAAGGGTCAGATTATTTAGGACAAAGTACGGCCTTTGAGTTTAACATTAACCGCACCATTGCCAAGACCTTAAATTGTCCCGTTTTAATTATCGGCAATGCCTATCAAAAGACCATTGATGAGGCCATTAATTCCGTTGACTTGTCCTTCAATGCTTACCAAGAAGAAGAATGTCAAGTAGTGGGAATTTTACTGAATAAGGCGAATCCCCGCGCTTTAAAAGAGTTTCAAGACCATTTAGAGGCAAAATATGATCCCGAAAAGTATTTATTAGGAGTGATTCCCTTTAGTAATCGTCTGAATAGTCCTCGGGTGCGGGATATTGTCGCTCAACTTAAAGCGGAGGTGATTTGGGGAGGGGATAAACTAGATAATGTGGTATCTTCTTATATTGTAGCCGCGATGCAGGTACAACACGCTATTACTCACTTTGTTGATGATGCCTTAGTTATTACACCGGGAGATCGAGGAGATATTATTATTGGGGCATTACAAGCCCATCAATCGGTCAATTATCCACGCTTGGCGGGGATAGTCTTATCCACAGGATTTAGACCAGAATTGCCCGTTATGCAGTTAATTGAGGGGTTATCCGATAGCTTGCCGATTCTGTTAGTAGAAGAGAATACTTATGAAACAGCGACCCAACTCAATACGGCTGTTTATCCTTCTATTACAGCATCGGATCATGAAAAAATTTCCCTGAGTTTGCGGCAATTTAACCGTCATGTAAACTTAGCCCAACTGGAAAAACAAATTAGCACCCTCCGCAGTCACGGAATCACGCCGAAAATGTTTATTTATAATCGGGTAGAACAGGCAAAAGCACTCCATAAACATATTGTTCTCCCAGAAGGCAATGAGCCGCGTATTTTAAAAGCGGCGGCGTGGTTAGTTAATCAGGATATTGTGGATTTAACGCTTTTGGGACAACGGGAAGAAATTGCCCAAATTATCAAACAACAAGGCATTCATTTAGATTTAGATAAAGTACAGATTATTAATCCCCTTGAGTCGGAGAAATTGGGGGAATATATTCAAATTTTTTATGACCTACGGAAACATAAGGGAGTAACCTTAGAATCGGCTCGGGATTGTGTCTTAGATGTGTCGTATTTTGGGACGATGATGGTCTATCAAGGGGAGGCGGATGGCATGGTATCCGGTGCATTGCATACCACACAACACACCATTCGTCCAGCTCTACAAATTATTAAAACTAAGCCGAATTATGCGATTGTTTCTTCTGTGTTTTTAATGTGTTTATCGGATCGGGTTTTAGTCTATGGGGATTGTGCGGTTAATCCCAATCCCAACGCCGAACAATTAGCGGAAATTGCCCTATCTTCGGCGGAAACGGCCGAGTCTTTTGGCATTGAACCGAAAGTGGCGTTATTGTCCTATTCTTCGGGAACATCAGGACAGGGGGAAGCGGTGGAAAAAGTCCGTCGGGCGGCAGAAATTGCTAAACAACGCCGTCCCGATTTAAAATTAGAAGGGCCGATTCAATACGATGCGGCGGTAGATGCAGAGGTGGCCGCCCAAAAGTTGCCTAATTCCGAAGTGGCCGGACAAGCGACGGTCTTGGTGTTCCCTGATCTCAACACGGGGAATAATACTTATAAGGCGGTACAACGAGAAACAGGTGCGATCGCCATTGGTCCGATTCTCCAAGGTCTGAAAAAACCCGTCAATGACCTCAGTCGCGGCTGTACTGTGCCGGATATTATAAACACGGTGGTCATTACAGCGATTCAAAGTTAG
- a CDS encoding CHAT domain-containing protein yields the protein MKLLYVFPVLLGGLTAWSLVQGYQPLLSQVSPSDPSFSGPSSPSFSEPSPSPIPSPIFTPAPTSTPPFESDSNRPQPWQYRPRPTLQTPVFVPTLQQEDARNILEEISEETGVNPAIIYINFVPGQLAYSPNFEQREAQVTRDFLGHLNITEAQETSPSITFSPQPDDQLEILMLTAQGDAVRKRVPVTRETVLAQGDELRRAVTNPGRATAFLAPAQQFYRWLVEPLLEDLEARNIENLVFILDEGLRSLPLATLHDGEGFIIENYSVGLMPSLALTDTRYVNIQNLQVLAMGAAEFATQDPLPGVPLELELITEQLWPGRFLLNQDFTVRNLTEIRQQTPYGIVHLGTHGEFQSGSPENSFIQFSDGPLRLDAIRRLGFNNPPVELLVLSACRTALGDTEAELGFAGLAAKAGVKTALGSLWYVSDAGTLAFMVSFYEQLRQVPIKAEALRQAQLAMAQGQARLEGGQLVTPEGTFPLTPELVALGDRELTHPYYWSAFTMIGSPW from the coding sequence ATGAAACTGCTTTATGTTTTCCCTGTGTTGCTCGGTGGTTTGACGGCGTGGAGTTTGGTGCAGGGATATCAGCCCCTTTTATCCCAAGTCTCTCCTTCTGATCCTAGCTTTTCTGGGCCATCTAGCCCTAGCTTTTCTGAGCCTTCCCCTAGCCCTATTCCTAGCCCTATTTTCACGCCTGCCCCTACCTCCACTCCTCCCTTTGAGTCTGATTCCAATCGGCCGCAACCTTGGCAATATCGACCTAGACCAACGTTGCAAACTCCTGTTTTTGTGCCAACGCTCCAACAAGAAGATGCGCGGAATATTTTAGAGGAGATTAGTGAGGAAACGGGGGTAAATCCGGCGATTATTTATATTAATTTTGTGCCGGGTCAACTGGCCTATAGTCCTAATTTTGAACAACGAGAAGCGCAAGTGACGCGGGATTTTTTGGGTCATTTGAATATTACGGAGGCTCAAGAAACCAGTCCTAGTATTACGTTTAGTCCACAACCGGATGATCAGCTGGAAATTTTAATGCTGACGGCGCAGGGGGATGCGGTGCGGAAACGGGTTCCTGTGACGCGAGAAACGGTGTTAGCCCAAGGGGATGAACTGCGTCGTGCCGTGACCAATCCGGGACGGGCGACGGCATTTTTAGCCCCGGCACAACAGTTTTATCGTTGGTTGGTTGAGCCTTTGCTGGAAGATTTAGAAGCGCGCAATATTGAGAATTTGGTGTTTATTTTAGATGAGGGATTGCGATCGCTCCCTCTGGCCACTTTACACGATGGAGAAGGGTTCATCATTGAAAACTACAGCGTCGGTTTAATGCCGAGTTTGGCGTTAACAGATACGCGCTATGTTAATATCCAAAACCTGCAAGTCCTAGCTATGGGGGCCGCTGAGTTTGCCACTCAAGATCCCCTACCGGGAGTTCCCTTGGAATTAGAACTGATTACGGAACAACTTTGGCCGGGTCGGTTTTTGTTAAATCAAGACTTCACGGTACGCAATTTAACGGAAATTCGTCAGCAAACGCCTTACGGGATTGTTCATCTGGGGACTCATGGGGAATTTCAGTCTGGGAGTCCAGAAAATTCGTTTATTCAGTTTAGTGATGGCCCCCTGCGTTTAGATGCTATTCGTCGGTTAGGGTTTAATAATCCCCCGGTGGAGTTGTTGGTGTTGAGTGCCTGTCGGACGGCGTTAGGGGATACGGAGGCAGAATTAGGGTTTGCGGGATTAGCGGCCAAGGCCGGGGTTAAAACGGCGTTAGGGAGTCTGTGGTATGTCAGTGATGCGGGGACTTTGGCCTTTATGGTGTCTTTTTATGAACAGTTGAGACAGGTTCCGATTAAAGCGGAAGCGTTACGTCAAGCACAATTGGCAATGGCCCAGGGACAAGCGCGTTTAGAGGGGGGCCAGTTGGTGACTCCGGAGGGGACTTTTCCCCTAACTCCGGAGTTGGTCGCTTTAGGCGATCGCGAATTAACCCATCCCTACTACTGGAGCGCTTTTACTATGATTGGTTCCCCGTGGTAG